The Comamonas sp. GB3 AK4-5 genome includes a region encoding these proteins:
- a CDS encoding pyocin activator PrtN family protein — MSMTHFALLAKFGDTNIPLEACCMDFFGIAPRKANERACLQDLPVPAYKLGGQRSPWFVDAKALAEHIDKKKAEAENDWGRLRA; from the coding sequence ATGAGCATGACCCACTTCGCCCTGCTCGCTAAGTTCGGAGACACCAACATTCCGCTTGAAGCATGCTGCATGGACTTTTTCGGCATCGCGCCGCGCAAGGCCAATGAGCGTGCGTGCCTGCAGGATCTGCCTGTGCCCGCATACAAGCTGGGCGGCCAGCGTAGCCCCTGGTTTGTGGATGCCAAGGCACTGGCAGAACACATCGATAAGAAGAAGGCCGAGGCCGAGAACGACTGGGGGCGCCTGCGTGCGTAA
- a CDS encoding tyrosine-type recombinase/integrase, which translates to MHLFYTDKSFELNGVSLPGIPFLANADAELIESANRYLFHIAVVRGRTRAPATWRTYANHLYEFFSFLEENTLFWSQVNQEHIAVWRNSMLDRDLSRSTINKRLSTTCAFYTWCARQGLTEQRPFETQEVLVSKSKGFLVHVDATGSRVQANELTLRTQPQLPKFLSIPEALQFIETLSPRRTQLLAYLMLLCGLRREEACALDVRVLPTPAGHSSGKAIKMTLDPCLTPTKGSKERWVMVPYDLVGHLFDYMMRVRPKLVSMHRKRHGKETTKLFLTRDGAELSLDGLDVSFQRASTKSGVKCTPHRLRHTFGTYEFLRVSEKWGTDSALHWVRDRLGHSSIATTEVYVHAADLLKHDEVDGYVEEVLQLVARPS; encoded by the coding sequence GTGCATTTGTTCTACACAGATAAAAGTTTCGAGCTGAATGGCGTGTCTTTGCCTGGGATTCCGTTCCTAGCCAACGCCGATGCAGAGTTGATCGAGTCCGCCAATCGCTACCTATTCCACATCGCGGTAGTGCGAGGGCGCACTCGCGCTCCCGCCACCTGGCGAACCTATGCGAACCATCTATACGAGTTTTTCTCTTTCCTCGAAGAGAACACATTGTTCTGGAGCCAAGTGAACCAGGAACACATCGCTGTCTGGCGCAACTCGATGCTGGATCGTGACCTTTCCCGCTCTACGATCAATAAGCGCCTTTCGACCACCTGTGCGTTTTACACTTGGTGCGCTCGCCAAGGTTTGACCGAACAGCGGCCATTCGAAACTCAGGAAGTGCTTGTGTCGAAGTCAAAGGGGTTCTTGGTTCACGTTGATGCTACCGGGAGTCGCGTGCAGGCTAATGAATTGACTTTGCGAACTCAACCGCAACTTCCCAAATTCCTGAGCATCCCAGAAGCCCTTCAATTTATCGAAACACTGTCGCCTCGCCGGACGCAACTTTTGGCCTACCTAATGCTGTTGTGTGGTCTACGTCGTGAAGAGGCTTGTGCCCTCGATGTTCGGGTTCTGCCAACCCCGGCCGGACATTCTTCAGGTAAGGCCATCAAGATGACACTCGATCCATGTCTTACGCCAACCAAAGGTTCCAAAGAGCGCTGGGTGATGGTTCCATATGACCTCGTGGGGCACCTGTTTGACTACATGATGCGGGTACGACCAAAACTCGTCAGCATGCACCGCAAACGCCATGGCAAGGAGACAACCAAGCTATTTCTGACACGTGATGGCGCAGAATTATCGTTGGACGGACTGGATGTGAGCTTTCAACGAGCATCAACCAAATCTGGGGTGAAGTGCACACCTCATCGCTTGAGGCACACCTTCGGCACCTACGAGTTTTTACGAGTTTCAGAAAAGTGGGGAACTGATAGTGCATTGCACTGGGTTAGAGACCGTTTAGGACATTCATCTATCGCTACCACTGAGGTTTATGTGCATGCGGCTGACCTACTAAAACATGACGAGGTGGATGGCTACGTGGAAGAAGTTCTACAACTCGTAGCTAGGCCATCATGA
- a CDS encoding integrase yields MIGKKRVIRKVTAVTLEGTVVDLPPSWCFTIRCQHHGEIRFDFPPWRQGGREELAIHVRDAIWSMRHELVGITLQGIFQQLSTYFWPFLDELEKSNYAVFRLSQIDEATFREFLAWLERRIATVGKTAGQPLSLSAKKNAYTALKTVLINRMKKEPDSVNTQLRFPKSPFPNINRLVPKRTSYSKSEQSRIIAACNQDLKRIHSPQSGELLPPAQVLAVHLIVLALATGRNFQGLLELRRDSLKPHPLKDREILITEKRRGGSTQVTSYRAQEVNQKAEQDQVLTIPTTVGSHFRWLADFTRSVSDEALFEDRDLVFLWRVPYTGRHPKSTRQGRINRFTQVDARNAIADFVVRHELVDDHGERLLFSVARCRPTFGTNLYALTRDIRKVQLAMGHASAETTARHYVSLPAVAERDHVFVGQAMVGWVTSASEAKATALAADGKIPLQNVRELLSGGYNTAVARCMNPFREGEEVCGKYMVCFKCPQMVVFEDDLWKMFSFYNKLLAERNKIAPHHWVKTYGWVIKTIDNDIATQFPADIVEAAKNKAKVTPHPAWLSAGG; encoded by the coding sequence ATGATTGGTAAAAAACGAGTTATTCGGAAAGTTACGGCTGTAACGCTGGAGGGCACTGTCGTAGATTTACCGCCATCATGGTGCTTCACTATTCGTTGTCAGCATCATGGCGAAATTCGCTTCGATTTTCCCCCCTGGCGCCAAGGTGGCCGCGAAGAGCTAGCGATTCATGTGCGAGATGCAATTTGGTCGATGCGGCATGAGCTGGTTGGAATCACCCTGCAGGGGATTTTCCAGCAGCTATCCACTTACTTCTGGCCATTCTTGGATGAACTCGAGAAGAGTAACTACGCTGTCTTCCGCTTAAGCCAAATTGATGAGGCGACTTTCAGAGAGTTTCTTGCGTGGCTCGAGCGACGTATCGCCACTGTGGGGAAAACAGCAGGCCAACCGCTGTCACTCTCCGCGAAGAAAAATGCCTATACGGCGCTGAAGACTGTACTGATAAATAGAATGAAAAAGGAACCAGATTCAGTCAACACACAGTTACGATTTCCCAAGTCGCCGTTCCCCAATATCAATCGGTTAGTTCCGAAGCGTACGTCATATAGTAAAAGTGAGCAGAGTAGAATCATTGCGGCTTGCAATCAAGACTTGAAGCGAATCCACAGCCCGCAAAGCGGCGAATTATTGCCACCGGCACAAGTTTTGGCCGTGCATCTAATAGTATTGGCATTGGCCACAGGTCGGAACTTTCAAGGCCTGCTTGAGCTTCGACGAGATAGTTTAAAGCCCCATCCTCTCAAGGATCGTGAAATCCTCATCACTGAAAAGCGCCGTGGCGGTTCCACACAGGTCACCTCATACCGAGCGCAGGAGGTCAATCAGAAGGCAGAACAAGATCAGGTACTCACGATCCCCACCACCGTGGGCAGCCACTTTCGCTGGCTTGCTGACTTCACCCGCTCAGTAAGTGATGAGGCCCTCTTCGAGGATCGCGACTTAGTATTCCTGTGGCGGGTACCTTATACAGGACGTCATCCCAAGTCCACTCGTCAGGGACGGATTAACCGTTTTACCCAGGTGGATGCTCGAAACGCCATCGCGGATTTTGTTGTACGCCATGAACTGGTTGATGACCATGGGGAGCGCCTTCTCTTCAGTGTCGCCCGTTGTCGCCCAACCTTTGGTACGAACCTGTATGCACTAACACGAGATATTCGCAAGGTCCAACTTGCGATGGGTCATGCATCCGCCGAGACCACTGCACGTCATTATGTGTCGCTACCAGCAGTCGCAGAGCGGGATCATGTCTTTGTCGGCCAAGCGATGGTGGGTTGGGTCACTTCGGCCAGTGAGGCTAAAGCCACGGCACTAGCCGCCGATGGCAAGATACCGCTTCAGAATGTACGCGAACTCTTGAGCGGTGGATACAACACCGCCGTTGCTCGCTGCATGAATCCATTCCGCGAGGGAGAAGAGGTTTGCGGCAAGTACATGGTTTGTTTCAAATGCCCGCAGATGGTGGTTTTCGAAGACGACCTCTGGAAAATGTTCAGCTTCTACAACAAGCTGCTTGCCGAAAGAAACAAGATCGCCCCGCATCACTGGGTCAAGACATACGGCTGGGTCATAAAAACCATCGACAACGACATAGCGACTCAATTTCCGGCCGACATAGTCGAGGCTGCAAAAAACAAAGCCAAGGTGACACCTCACCCAGCTTGGCTGAGTGCTGGAGGGTAA
- a CDS encoding integrase, which translates to MIPLMLEVNRLSGLAFTQKARLPVSVSIDTTGSQTVISHYEDDIWNFWPYISRENAKDGEKRIIWGIALPDGTSLTDVVHRSLLTSAKDFIWSLHLDPIEGGKRPGLKTLISQMANLAFLLRWMVSKGITKFAQLEGRTLEYVVAAKDGKSATSTVMKRLLLIEKLHAQAGKIDDFLPSHPWPFESAALLAGMDQRMAHRVPKTPVIPESVFVPLAQKAIEYLEQRAPAILAVHAEAEQAMEAAAARGVKGHAYQHVFGTEVARTHGYAGLRELHAEVALLRTATYICINMFSGLRNSEMMSLESGCITKESGIDGSYECIWLHGTIYKTGERPHKWLVPPIVARAVDLAERMIKPFQSMLRDEERKLRKQEAHESRYAKRLAEISRSMNKLFLATHYSQQGPVAVMPGSAAVNKWLKDFCQNFKIRDVSGNVWDLASHQFRRTFAYNYARSELGDLLYLKEHYGHWSLDMTILYADGAADEYQIDNGLLDDVVRAKQERQAKILAGYLDSDAPLAKGEDWLGTWRPIIRTAKNKGELINELSSTITLNGTGHSWCAGNAKGGNCGGLCLFEADMCVDCNMALIGPEHLPVWKEIAGQQLMVLQLPDMGVPAKNRAIRILEKANQVINKLHSSGSDA; encoded by the coding sequence ATGATCCCGCTGATGCTTGAAGTTAATCGGTTATCTGGCTTAGCTTTCACTCAAAAAGCACGCCTCCCTGTTTCGGTCAGCATTGATACAACAGGCTCGCAGACCGTAATCAGCCATTATGAAGATGATATCTGGAATTTCTGGCCGTATATCTCGCGCGAAAATGCCAAGGATGGGGAAAAGCGAATCATCTGGGGGATAGCGTTACCGGATGGCACATCGCTAACCGACGTAGTCCATCGCAGCTTGTTAACTTCGGCCAAGGATTTTATTTGGTCGCTTCATCTTGATCCCATCGAGGGTGGGAAGCGCCCAGGGCTAAAAACATTAATATCCCAGATGGCCAACCTAGCGTTCCTACTGCGATGGATGGTCAGCAAAGGCATTACAAAGTTTGCGCAGTTGGAGGGTAGGACGCTTGAGTACGTCGTGGCTGCCAAGGATGGGAAATCCGCAACAAGTACAGTGATGAAAAGATTACTGTTAATCGAGAAGTTGCATGCACAAGCAGGAAAAATCGATGACTTTTTGCCGTCTCATCCTTGGCCCTTTGAAAGCGCAGCCCTGCTGGCCGGCATGGATCAACGCATGGCTCATCGAGTACCGAAGACGCCTGTGATTCCCGAATCGGTGTTCGTTCCGCTTGCTCAGAAAGCCATTGAGTACCTTGAGCAACGAGCACCGGCGATCTTGGCCGTTCATGCAGAGGCTGAGCAGGCAATGGAGGCAGCAGCAGCGCGCGGTGTGAAAGGGCATGCTTATCAGCATGTCTTTGGTACAGAAGTAGCTAGAACACATGGCTATGCAGGACTCCGAGAGCTTCATGCCGAAGTGGCATTGCTTAGAACTGCAACCTACATCTGCATCAACATGTTCTCTGGCTTACGCAACTCTGAAATGATGTCTCTAGAGTCCGGATGCATCACAAAGGAATCCGGAATCGATGGCAGCTACGAGTGCATCTGGTTGCATGGCACTATCTACAAGACTGGCGAGCGACCACACAAATGGTTAGTCCCGCCGATCGTAGCGCGTGCTGTAGATCTTGCAGAACGCATGATCAAGCCTTTCCAATCGATGCTTCGTGACGAAGAGCGGAAGCTTCGCAAGCAGGAAGCCCATGAGTCGAGGTATGCAAAGCGCTTGGCTGAAATATCCAGGAGCATGAACAAGTTGTTTCTAGCAACACACTATAGCCAGCAGGGGCCAGTAGCCGTGATGCCGGGCAGCGCCGCTGTTAATAAATGGCTGAAGGACTTCTGTCAGAATTTCAAGATCCGTGACGTAAGTGGCAACGTTTGGGATCTTGCTTCTCACCAATTCCGGCGCACATTCGCCTACAACTATGCTCGCTCTGAGCTGGGGGACCTGCTGTACCTGAAAGAACACTATGGGCACTGGAGTCTCGACATGACCATTTTGTATGCTGACGGCGCGGCCGACGAATACCAGATCGATAACGGTTTGCTGGATGACGTAGTGCGTGCTAAACAGGAACGTCAAGCAAAGATACTAGCTGGTTATCTCGACTCTGATGCTCCTTTGGCCAAAGGTGAGGACTGGCTGGGCACGTGGCGCCCCATAATTCGCACTGCCAAAAATAAGGGCGAATTAATCAATGAGCTGAGCAGCACGATCACCCTCAACGGCACCGGGCATAGCTGGTGCGCCGGTAATGCCAAAGGGGGAAATTGCGGTGGACTGTGCTTGTTTGAGGCTGATATGTGTGTCGACTGCAATATGGCGCTGATTGGTCCAGAGCACCTTCCTGTTTGGAAAGAAATTGCAGGGCAACAACTGATGGTACTGCAACTACCCGATATGGGCGTCCCGGCCAAGAACCGCGCTATCCGCATTCTGGAAAAAGCGAATCAGGTAATCAACAAACTTCATAGCAGTGGGTCAGACGCATGA
- a CDS encoding TetR family transcriptional regulator: MSSVNTAGNPEALKAHKEVSQRQTRQELELAFARLRNGNPRRVKRDTAINATAVATEAGIDRSTLYRFHEPILTAIRKFNEATSKQKLEAKQGELGEARTKAREYREALELARNEMAAWARQNYELAHHVQDLKATVKNQHKIISELQARLDKLSRNKAGLLFTAHSNRSE; encoded by the coding sequence ATGAGCAGTGTGAATACGGCAGGCAATCCCGAAGCGTTGAAGGCACACAAAGAAGTGTCGCAGCGGCAGACCCGACAAGAGCTAGAGTTGGCGTTCGCTCGCCTAAGAAATGGCAATCCGCGCCGTGTCAAGCGCGACACAGCTATCAACGCGACAGCAGTGGCGACCGAGGCGGGTATAGATCGCTCCACGCTTTATCGTTTCCATGAACCCATCCTTACGGCTATCCGAAAATTCAACGAGGCAACGTCGAAGCAAAAGTTAGAAGCTAAGCAGGGAGAGTTAGGGGAAGCACGGACCAAGGCTCGCGAATACCGCGAAGCACTGGAGCTGGCGCGAAATGAAATGGCAGCATGGGCTCGTCAGAATTATGAGCTTGCCCACCATGTACAAGACCTAAAGGCTACTGTTAAAAACCAACACAAAATAATATCAGAGTTACAAGCTCGGTTAGATAAATTGAGTCGAAATAAGGCGGGTCTGCTATTCACTGCACACAGTAACCGTTCCGAATAA